The Papaver somniferum cultivar HN1 chromosome 3, ASM357369v1, whole genome shotgun sequence genome includes a region encoding these proteins:
- the LOC113359755 gene encoding uncharacterized protein LOC113359755: MEEKKGGLQPLMISMQEFNDCLNTCGLIHAPKTGLEFSWYNNRAGSKRIVCNLDRAVYNDKWLEVYPSWGYKNVPFRALKVWKSHSDFLPLIKDSWKEELAGNPGYVFMSKMKRLNKIIQEWNWNIFGDISKKLKKADETVMQATLISDKNPLDTVLLNNLVTTRGAQEILHEQQKQIIQQKSRVRWLKEGAFNTIFFHVNFKVRQAKNVIMELEQPNGSIVANQVEIANVLISYFEDKFRYQEVTYSPDFFQDIPKIVTEEDNLFLDAIPIEEEVKKAVFELDPDSSPGPDGFAGCIPIYNMYVYRWPQKVLKESERLIRNFLWTGDPATKKLITVNWDQYALLCMKVDWG; this comes from the exons ATGGAGGAGAAAAAAGGTGGTCTTCAACCACTAATGATCTCAATGCAGGAATTCAATGATTGTTTGAATACATGTGGATTAATTCATGCTCCCAAAACTGGTTTGGAATTCTCTTGGTACAACAATAGAGCTGGAAGTAAAAGAATAGTATGCAATTTAGATAGAGCTGTTTACAATGATAAATGGCTAGAAGTTTACCCAAGTTGGGGATATAAG AATGTCCCATTTAGAGCTTTAAAAGTTTGGAAGAGTCATTCTGACTTTCTTCCTCTCATCAAAGATTCTTGGAAAGAAGAATTGGCAGGTAATCCTGGCTATGTTTTTATGAGCAAAATGAAAAGACTGAATAAGATTATTCAAGAATGGAATTGGAATATATTTGGGGATATAtcaaaaaaactgaaaaaagcAGATGAAACAGTAATGCAAGCTACTCTAATTTCTGATAAAAATCCATTGGATACTGTTCTGCTCAATAATTTAGTTACAACAAGAGGAGCTCAAGAAATTCTACATGAACAACAGAAGCAGATTATTCAGCAAAAATCAAGAGTTAGGTGGTTAAAAGAAGGGGCTTTTAATACTATATTTTTTCATGTGAACTTTAAAGTAAGACAAGCCAAAAATGTTATAATGGAATTAGAACAACCAAATGGAAGTATAGTGGCTAATCAAGTTGAAATTGCAAATGTTCTGATTTCTTACTTTGAAGACAAGTTCAGATATCAAGAAGTGACATATTCTCCAGATTTCTTTCAGGACATACCTAAAATAGTGACTGAAGAAGATAATCTTTTTTTAGATGCCattccaattgaagaagaagtgaaaaaagcaGTCTTTGAGCTGGATCCTGACAGTTctcctggccctgatggatttGCTGGCTG TATCCCAATCTATAACATGTATGTGTACAGATGGCCTCAGAAAGTTCTGAAAGAGAGTGAAAGATTAATTAGAAATTTTCTGTGGACTGGTGACCCTGCAACAAAAAAACTAATTACTGTGAATTGGGATCAGTATGCTCTTCTCTGTATGAAGGTGGATTGGGGTTAA
- the LOC113359756 gene encoding uncharacterized protein LOC113359756 has product MNLYWRIQNGSSEMEKYFQAKYQYKKGEWIKHYKKSSIWPGLKWVANEVHEHTRWLVGNGSKILVGKDIQIKEKALNELYPDNPFLLQYPDMKVADILLEGEWVIPNELLELFEVNELPVVNNDEDKRVWCGSISGEFSVASAVECIRKKYPKQKWTNQVWKSSIHPNISSNIWKLVRGACPTGEKMRKRKFCLASRCVFCKNAKETLEHILWNYDFSEIIWKCLGDMFCFVNPRSFEGVFKIAKGKSPAIQEVWKTTAFITLQELWFLRKKCVYENEKINDNKLKTRIMHFTADCDVGMKATMWNSTYDLQVLKNFGLKCRKVKATRIQELYFYFPERNYLLLCIDGASKGNPGTAGFGYIGRNNSGDCVIAVAGGLGLATNYYAEVVVVLCAREWGIQNGFFHLIFRSDT; this is encoded by the coding sequence ATGAATCTATATTGGAGAATTCAAAATGGGTCAAGTGAAATGGAAAAATACTTCCAAGCTAAATACCAATACAAAAAGGGTGAGTGGATTAAGCATTATAAAAAGTCTTCCATATGGCCAGGGCTGAAATGGGTTGCAAATGAAGTTCATGAACATACCAGATGGCTAGTAGGTAATGGATCAAAAATTTTGGTTGGAAAAGACATACAGATTAAAGAAAAAGCACTTAATGAATTGTATCCAGATAATCCTTTCTTACTGCAATACCCTGACATGAAGGTGGCTGATATATTATTAGAAGGTGAATGGGTAATACCTAATGAATTGCTGGAACTGTTTGAGGTCAATGAGTTACCAGTTGTAAATAATGATGAAGATAAGAGGGTTTGGTGTGGCTCAATATCAGGGGAATTTTCAGTGGCTTCAGCTGTGGAATGTATTAGAAAAAAatatccaaaacagaaatggactAATCAGGTATGGAAATCCTCAATCCACCCTAATATTTCAAGCAATATATGGAAACTAGTAAGAGGTGCATGTCCCACTGGTGAGAAAATGAGAAAAAGAAAATTCTGTTTAGCTTCAAGATGTGTCTTTTGCAAAAATGCTAAAGAAACATTGGAACACATATTATGGAATTATGATTTCAGTGAAATTATATGGAAATGTCTTGGAGATatgttttgctttgttaatcCAAGATCTTTTGAAGGAGTTTTTAAAATTGCTAAAGGAAAGAGTCCAGCAATACAAGAGGTGTGGAAAACTACAGCTTTCATCACCTTACAAGAACTGTGGTTCTTAAGGAAAAAGTGTGTCTATGAAAATGAGAAGATAAATGATAATAAACTCAAGACAAGAATCATGCATTTTACTGCAGATTGTGATGTGGGAATGAAGGCTACAATGTGGAACTCAACATATGATCTGCAGGTACTAAAAAATTTTGGATTAAAATGTAGAAAGGTAAAAGCAACAAGAATACAAGAACTTTACTTCTACTTTCCAGAAAGAAACTACTTGTTACTCTGCATTGATGGAGCCTCCAAAGGAAATCCTGGGACTGCTGGATTTGGTTATATTGGAAGAAATAACAGTGGAGACTGTGTGATTGCTGTGGCTGGTGGACTAGGATTGGCTACAAACTATTATGCAGAAGTCGTGGTTGTCTTATGTGCAAGGGAATGGGGAATACAAAATGGGTTTTTCCATCTAATATTTAGATCAGATACATAG